Proteins encoded together in one Telopea speciosissima isolate NSW1024214 ecotype Mountain lineage chromosome 4, Tspe_v1, whole genome shotgun sequence window:
- the LOC122657621 gene encoding dof zinc finger protein DOF5.7-like, whose protein sequence is MIQELFGGGATTLVRERNISINGILEGSSSPSPSPSSSANTITTAATTTATPNTTAATSSSTSQSLDHQNLRCPRCDSSNTKFCYYNNYNLTQPRHFCKTCRRYWTKGGALRNVPIGGGCRKNKNSSVSISTGKSSGGKVKTASDIVKGNIGCSFDHEPHSNNPILWASPQNSQLLALLKASQNPNPMGSPMTSDQHQSAVATGALNTRTLSLDHPLSQIPIGLCNSFWRNNQYHQPQQHHHHHQQQQQQHQQQQQGLLVGEVQNSGVQELYQRLRSSSNYYTDHHSQMGFSNVASSTPSSSAILEPNQVSGGELGYWSTPSFSWSDLPTTNGAFP, encoded by the coding sequence ATGATTCAAGAGCTGTTTGGTGGAGGCGCAACAACACTTGTAAGAGAGAGGAATATCTCCATAaatggaattttagaaggtTCATCCTCACCTTcaccatctccttcttcttctgcaaacaCAATAACCACAGCTGCAACTACAACAGCAACTCCAAATACTACTGCTGCTACATCATCATCAACCTCACAATCTTTAGATCACCAAAATTTGAGGTGCCCAAGATGTGATTCTTCCAACACTAAATTCTGTTACTACAACAACTACAATCTCACCCAACCTCGCCATTTCTGCAAGACTTGCCGACGTTATTGGACTAAAGGTGGTGCACTCCGTAATGTACCAATCGGCGGCGGTTGCCGGAAGAACAAGAACAGCAGTGTTTCGATCTCCACCGGAAAATCTAGCGGCGGTAAAGTGAAGACGGCGTCGGATATAGTAAAGGGGAATATTGGATGTAGTTTTGATCATGAGCCTCATTCCAACAACCCTATTTTATGGGCTTCTCCACAGAATTCTCAATTGTTGGCCTTACTGAAAGCCTCCCAGAACCCTAATCCGATGGGATCACCCATGACATCTGATCAACATCAGTCAGCAGTTGCCACAGGTGCATTAAATACAAGAACCCTAAGCTTAGATCATCCTTTAAGTCAGATTCCTATTGGTCTCTGCAACTCTTTCTGGAGAAACAATCAATATCATCAACCACAgcaacatcatcatcaccatcagcagcaacaacaacagcatcagcagcagcagcagggaTTGTTAGTTGGTGAGGTTCAAAACTCTGGGGTTCAAGAGCTGTACCAGAGGTTAAGATCATCTTCAAATTACTACACTGATCATCATTCCCAGATGGGTTTCAGCAATGTGGCTTCTTCCACACCATCTTCTTCAGCAATCTTGGAACCAAATCAAGTTTCTGGTGGGGAATTAGGTTATTGGAGTACTCCTTCATTCTCATGGTCTGATCTACCCACCACCAATGGTGCATTCCCTTAA